The following are encoded in a window of Nakamurella sp. A5-74 genomic DNA:
- a CDS encoding ABC transporter substrate-binding protein — translation MTSSPLDRAHPPTPSRRRRRLVVPGLALVSAALVLAGCSSSPAAPSSSAASSAVSSAPSSSAASSAVSSSAVSSAPSSSAASSPVSSSPSSSSTSPSSNGSAVPGLDAKGCIEHYDAATDYFPTKLSIEYSSALQISYRKSFQVLTVTPPGGTAETYVLVRCGAPKPALSGDLADAQLVTTPVTKLYSASTTHLPSLVALDRLNTVGGVSSAAFVSEPAVLQYFSKNKPVEFAPTGTIDAETVITGKPQVLIGGGFADAADGKLEGAGIPVLQDLDAQELTPLGQAEWIKFFGALTGTESAATAEFDAIAAEYQRLVALTKSADKVLVVPNQPYQGEWYVPGGKSNKQQLLADAGARTANSQDGVTGSVKTSFEKVFATSAKAPVWIASTTWTSESDALKEDPRFARFAAFSTHQVWNPIKGVTAAGGNPYYELGGLRVDLALADLIAIVHPDLLPEHTFTFYQRLS, via the coding sequence GTGACCAGCAGCCCCCTCGACCGCGCCCATCCACCGACCCCGTCCCGCCGCCGCCGGCGCCTCGTCGTGCCCGGCCTCGCGCTGGTGTCCGCGGCGCTGGTGCTCGCCGGGTGCAGCAGTTCCCCAGCCGCTCCCAGCAGCAGCGCAGCCTCGAGTGCCGTCTCGTCCGCACCGAGCAGCAGCGCGGCCTCGAGTGCCGTCTCGTCGAGCGCGGTCTCGTCCGCACCGAGCAGCAGCGCAGCTTCGAGCCCGGTTTCGTCGAGCCCGTCTTCGTCGAGCACCAGCCCATCCAGCAACGGCTCGGCAGTGCCGGGTCTCGATGCGAAGGGCTGCATCGAGCACTACGACGCAGCGACCGACTACTTCCCCACCAAGCTCAGCATCGAGTACTCCAGCGCCCTGCAGATCAGCTACCGCAAGTCGTTCCAGGTACTGACCGTCACGCCGCCCGGTGGCACGGCCGAGACGTATGTCCTGGTGCGCTGCGGGGCTCCGAAGCCCGCGCTGAGCGGCGATCTCGCCGACGCGCAGCTCGTCACCACCCCGGTGACGAAGCTCTACTCTGCCTCCACCACCCACCTGCCCAGCCTCGTCGCACTCGACAGGCTGAACACCGTCGGCGGCGTTTCGTCGGCAGCATTCGTGTCCGAACCCGCTGTGCTGCAGTACTTCTCGAAGAACAAGCCGGTGGAGTTCGCGCCCACCGGAACCATCGACGCCGAGACCGTCATCACCGGCAAGCCGCAGGTGCTGATCGGTGGCGGCTTCGCCGACGCGGCCGACGGCAAGCTGGAGGGGGCCGGCATCCCGGTCCTGCAGGACCTGGATGCGCAGGAGTTGACCCCGCTGGGCCAGGCAGAGTGGATCAAGTTCTTCGGCGCACTGACCGGCACCGAATCCGCTGCCACTGCCGAGTTCGACGCCATCGCCGCCGAGTACCAACGGCTGGTCGCGCTGACGAAGTCCGCGGACAAGGTGCTCGTCGTTCCGAACCAGCCCTACCAGGGTGAGTGGTACGTGCCGGGCGGCAAGTCCAACAAGCAGCAGCTGTTGGCCGACGCGGGCGCCCGCACCGCCAACTCCCAGGACGGGGTCACCGGCAGCGTCAAGACGTCTTTCGAGAAGGTCTTCGCGACCTCCGCGAAGGCGCCGGTGTGGATCGCCTCGACCACGTGGACCAGCGAGAGCGATGCGCTGAAGGAGGATCCCCGGTTCGCCCGGTTCGCGGCCTTCAGCACCCACCAGGTGTGGAACCCGATCAAGGGCGTGACCGCTGCCGGTGGCAATCCCTACTACGAGCTCGGCGGGCTGCGCGTCGACCTCGCGCTGGCGGACCTGATCGCGATCGTGCACCCGGATCTGCTGCCGGAGCACACCTTCACCTTCTACCAGCGGCTGAGCTGA
- a CDS encoding M56 family metallopeptidase has product MSSLPAPVLATALAVAGVAAAAPGSILLARARWVSRAPTAALLLWQAVCLCAGLSLTGAALVMATEPLGRQLPPAFATGVRNLLTGNGFRGLDGARIVLFVMAVAFAGHLLTVLLVTIVRAQRRRRQHRAVLDLISGPSGAQDAAVRVLDEQAPLAWTVPGRRSRLVLTAGLMDLLTDRQLLAVLAHERAHLSVRHDLLLVPFQAWATALPVPGMRAARVAVRALVEMQADDLAARTVGPQTVASAIAAVVLADSGDPTKNVQLGDPGSSAAWTAGADSTVAARVRRLQPPHPLPRWGSLLVVVAALLLLAVPTIALFVGWR; this is encoded by the coding sequence ATGAGTTCGCTGCCCGCACCCGTTCTCGCGACCGCGCTTGCGGTTGCGGGCGTGGCGGCGGCGGCTCCGGGCAGCATCCTGCTCGCCCGGGCACGCTGGGTGAGTCGGGCGCCGACGGCGGCGCTGCTGCTGTGGCAGGCGGTGTGTCTGTGTGCTGGTCTGTCGCTCACCGGTGCCGCGCTGGTGATGGCAACCGAACCGCTGGGCCGGCAGCTGCCACCAGCGTTCGCCACCGGGGTGCGGAACCTGTTGACAGGTAACGGTTTTCGCGGTCTGGACGGCGCGCGCATCGTGTTGTTCGTGATGGCTGTGGCGTTCGCCGGCCACCTGCTGACGGTGCTGCTCGTGACGATCGTGCGCGCGCAACGCCGACGCCGACAGCATCGCGCGGTGCTGGATCTGATTTCCGGTCCGAGTGGCGCGCAGGACGCCGCGGTCAGGGTGCTGGACGAGCAGGCACCGCTGGCCTGGACCGTGCCGGGGCGGCGCAGTCGGCTGGTGCTCACTGCCGGACTGATGGATCTGCTCACGGATCGGCAGCTGCTGGCCGTGCTCGCGCACGAGCGAGCCCACCTGAGCGTGCGGCACGACCTGCTGCTGGTTCCGTTCCAGGCCTGGGCGACGGCCCTGCCGGTGCCGGGAATGCGTGCTGCCAGGGTCGCTGTGCGTGCGTTGGTGGAGATGCAGGCCGACGACCTGGCGGCCAGGACCGTCGGTCCGCAGACCGTGGCGTCGGCCATCGCCGCCGTGGTGCTGGCCGATTCCGGCGACCCGACGAAGAACGTCCAGCTCGGCGATCCGGGGTCGAGTGCCGCCTGGACGGCCGGTGCCGACTCGACCGTCGCGGCGCGGGTGCGTCGACTGCAACCCCCGCACCCACTGCCGCGATGGGGATCGCTGCTCGTCGTCGTCGCAGCACTCCTGCTGCTCGCCGTCCCCACCATCGCGCTGTTCGTCGGGTGGCGCTGA
- a CDS encoding BlaI/MecI/CopY family transcriptional regulator, whose translation MTRRGELERAVIDVLWDARGDVTARAVADALADRGLALTTVLTVLTRLEDKGLVTRSRDGRAHTYRATATRAEHSAQLMHQVLQDAGDRQDALVHFVGTVSDTDLAALRRALDER comes from the coding sequence ATGACGCGACGCGGTGAACTCGAGCGTGCGGTGATCGACGTGCTCTGGGACGCCCGCGGCGATGTCACCGCTCGTGCGGTTGCCGACGCACTCGCCGATCGTGGTCTGGCGCTCACGACCGTGTTGACCGTGTTGACCCGGCTCGAGGACAAGGGTCTGGTGACGAGGTCCCGCGACGGTCGCGCCCACACCTACCGCGCCACAGCCACCCGCGCCGAGCACTCGGCCCAGCTGATGCACCAGGTCCTCCAAGACGCAGGTGATCGCCAGGATGCGCTGGTGCATTTCGTCGGGACGGTCTCCGATACCGACCTGGCGGCGTTGCGCCGCGCGCTCGACGAGCGCTGA